Proteins encoded in a region of the Streptomyces violaceoruber genome:
- a CDS encoding ribonucleotide-diphosphate reductase subunit beta, whose amino-acid sequence MTTETPAHPTTKNLLDPGFELTLRPMRYPDFYERYRDAIKNTWHVEEVDLHSDVADLTKLSPMEQHLIGRLVAFFATGDSIVANNLVLTLYKHINSPEARLYLSRQLFEEAVHVQFYLTLLDTYLPDPEDRAAAFAAVENIPSIREKAEFCFRWMDSVESIDRLETKADRRRFLLNLICFAACIEGLFFYGAFAYVYWFRSRGLLHGLATGTNWVFRDETMHMSFAFDVVDTVRKEEPELFDDQLREQVTDMLREAVEAELQFARDLCGDGLPGMNTDSMRQYLECVADQRLTRLGFAPVYGSENPFSFMELQGVQELTNFFERRPSAYQVAVEGTVDLSEDF is encoded by the coding sequence ATGACCACCGAGACCCCCGCGCACCCCACCACCAAGAACCTGCTCGACCCGGGCTTCGAGCTGACCCTGCGCCCCATGCGCTACCCGGACTTCTACGAGCGCTACCGGGACGCCATCAAGAACACCTGGCACGTCGAGGAGGTCGACCTCCACTCGGACGTCGCCGACCTCACGAAGCTCAGCCCGATGGAGCAGCACCTGATCGGCCGGCTCGTGGCCTTCTTCGCCACCGGCGACTCGATCGTCGCGAACAACCTGGTGCTGACCCTCTACAAGCACATCAACTCCCCCGAGGCGCGGCTGTACCTGTCCCGCCAGCTCTTCGAGGAGGCCGTCCACGTCCAGTTCTATCTGACGCTCCTCGACACCTACCTGCCCGACCCGGAGGACCGCGCCGCCGCCTTCGCGGCCGTGGAGAACATCCCGTCCATCCGGGAGAAGGCCGAGTTCTGCTTCAGGTGGATGGACTCGGTCGAGTCGATCGACCGGCTGGAGACCAAGGCCGACCGGCGCCGCTTCCTGCTCAACCTGATCTGCTTCGCGGCGTGCATCGAGGGCCTGTTCTTCTACGGCGCCTTCGCCTACGTCTACTGGTTCCGCAGCCGGGGTCTGCTGCACGGCCTGGCCACCGGCACCAACTGGGTGTTCCGGGACGAGACCATGCACATGTCCTTCGCCTTCGACGTCGTCGACACCGTGCGCAAGGAGGAGCCGGAGCTGTTCGACGACCAGCTCCGGGAGCAGGTCACCGACATGCTGAGGGAGGCCGTCGAGGCCGAGCTGCAGTTCGCGCGCGACCTGTGCGGCGACGGCCTCCCGGGCATGAACACCGACTCGATGCGGCAGTACCTGGAGTGCGTGGCCGACCAGCGTCTGACGCGGCTCGGCTTCGCCCCGGTGTACGGCTCCGAGAACCCCTTCTCCTTCATGGAGTTGCAGGGCGTTCAGGAGTTGACCAACTTCTTCGAGCGGCGCCCCTCGGCGTACCAGGTGGCGGTGGAGGGCACGGTCGACCTGTCCGAGGACTTCTGA
- a CDS encoding GlxA family transcriptional regulator — MLRNVAAVLLDGAHPFELGVVCEVFGIDRSDEGLPVYDFAVVSAEGPTLGTHVGGLTVSTPYGLERLEEADLIAVPAGSDFVRREYPPELLDALRRATDRGTRVLSVCSGVFVLGAAGLLDGRRCAVHWHHAAELARQHPRARVAPDVLYVDEDPVITSAGTAAGIDACLHIVRKEQGPEVANRIARRMVVPPHRDGGQAQYIERPLPRSSCDTVGEVLAWMEQHLDEEVTVEQLAVRAHMSPRTFARRFQQETGTTPYRWILRQRVLLAQRLLEATDETMDTIAWRAGFGTAAALRHQFTRALGTTPHAYRRTFRGPEAAA, encoded by the coding sequence ATGCTGCGGAACGTGGCGGCCGTCCTGCTGGACGGTGCGCATCCCTTCGAACTGGGCGTGGTCTGCGAGGTCTTCGGCATCGACCGGAGCGACGAGGGCCTGCCGGTGTACGACTTCGCGGTGGTCTCCGCGGAGGGCCCCACGCTGGGCACTCACGTCGGCGGGCTGACCGTCTCCACGCCGTACGGTCTGGAGCGGCTGGAGGAGGCCGACCTGATCGCGGTACCGGCGGGCAGCGACTTCGTCCGCCGGGAGTACCCGCCCGAGCTGCTGGACGCCCTGCGCAGGGCGACGGACCGGGGCACCCGCGTGCTGAGCGTGTGCTCCGGCGTCTTCGTGCTGGGCGCCGCCGGCCTGCTGGACGGGCGGCGGTGCGCGGTGCACTGGCACCACGCGGCCGAGCTGGCCCGCCAGCACCCGCGGGCCCGGGTCGCGCCGGACGTGCTCTACGTCGACGAGGACCCGGTGATCACGTCGGCCGGGACCGCCGCCGGTATCGATGCCTGCCTGCACATCGTGCGCAAGGAGCAGGGGCCGGAGGTCGCCAACCGGATCGCCCGGCGCATGGTGGTGCCTCCGCACCGGGACGGCGGGCAGGCGCAGTACATCGAACGGCCGCTGCCGCGCTCCTCCTGCGACACCGTCGGCGAGGTGCTGGCCTGGATGGAGCAGCACCTCGACGAGGAGGTCACGGTCGAGCAGCTGGCGGTCCGGGCGCACATGTCCCCGCGCACCTTCGCCCGCCGCTTCCAGCAGGAGACCGGGACGACCCCCTACCGCTGGATCCTGCGCCAGCGCGTACTGCTGGCCCAGCGGCTGCTGGAAGCGACGGACGAGACGATGGACACGATCGCCTGGCGCGCCGGTTTCGGCACGGCGGCGGCCCTGAGGCACCAGTTCACCAGGGCCCTGGGCACCACCCCGCACGCCTACCGGCGCACCTTCCGGGGCCCGGAGGCCGCCGCCTGA
- a CDS encoding bifunctional albaflavenone monooxygenase/terpene synthase, giving the protein MTVESVNPETRAPAAPGAPELREPPVAGGGVPLLGHGWRLARDPLAFMSQLRDHGDVVRIKLGPKTVYAVTNPELTGALALNPDYHIAGPLWESLEGLLGKEGVATANGPLHRRQRRTIQPAFRLDAIPAYGPIMEEEAHALTERWQPGKTVDATSESFRVAVRVAARCLLRGQYMDERAERLCVALATVFRGMYRRMVVPLGPLYRLPLPANRRFNDALADLHLLVDEIIAERRASGQKPDDLLTALLEAKDDNGDPIGEQEIHDQVVAILTPGSETIASTIMWLLQALADHPEHADRIRDEVEAVTGGRPVAFEDVRKLRHTGNVIVEAMRLRPAVWVLTRRAVAESELGGYRIPAGADIIYSPYAIQRDPKSYDDNLEFDPDRWLPERAANVPKYAMKPFSAGKRKCPSDHFSMAQLTLITAALATKYRFEQVAGSNDAVRVGITLRPHDLLVRPVAR; this is encoded by the coding sequence ATGACCGTCGAGTCCGTCAACCCCGAAACCCGCGCACCCGCGGCACCGGGAGCACCGGAGCTGCGCGAGCCGCCCGTCGCGGGCGGTGGCGTTCCGCTGCTCGGCCACGGCTGGCGGCTGGCCCGCGACCCCCTGGCCTTCATGTCCCAGCTGCGCGACCACGGCGACGTCGTGCGCATCAAGCTCGGCCCGAAGACCGTCTACGCCGTCACGAACCCCGAGCTGACCGGCGCCCTCGCCCTGAACCCCGACTACCACATCGCCGGTCCGCTGTGGGAGTCGCTGGAGGGCCTGCTCGGCAAGGAGGGCGTGGCGACCGCCAACGGCCCGCTCCACCGCCGCCAGCGGCGTACCATCCAGCCGGCGTTCCGGCTCGACGCCATCCCCGCCTACGGGCCGATCATGGAGGAGGAGGCGCACGCGCTCACCGAGCGCTGGCAGCCGGGGAAGACCGTCGACGCCACCTCGGAGTCCTTCCGGGTCGCCGTGCGCGTCGCGGCCCGCTGCCTGCTGCGCGGGCAGTACATGGACGAGCGGGCCGAGCGGCTCTGCGTCGCGCTCGCCACCGTCTTCCGGGGCATGTACCGGCGGATGGTGGTCCCGCTCGGGCCGCTGTACCGGCTGCCGCTTCCGGCCAACCGCCGATTCAACGACGCGTTGGCCGATCTGCACCTGCTGGTCGACGAGATCATCGCCGAGCGCCGTGCATCCGGTCAAAAGCCGGACGATTTGCTCACGGCATTGCTGGAGGCGAAGGACGACAATGGCGACCCGATCGGGGAACAGGAGATCCACGACCAGGTGGTCGCGATACTCACCCCGGGCAGTGAAACCATCGCGTCCACGATCATGTGGTTGCTCCAGGCACTTGCCGACCATCCGGAACATGCCGACCGCATACGCGACGAAGTCGAAGCGGTCACCGGCGGACGTCCCGTGGCATTCGAGGACGTCCGGAAGCTCAGGCACACCGGCAATGTCATCGTGGAGGCCATGCGTTTGCGTCCCGCCGTATGGGTATTGACCCGGCGCGCGGTGGCCGAGAGCGAACTCGGTGGCTATCGCATTCCGGCCGGTGCGGACATCATCTACAGTCCGTACGCAATCCAACGCGATCCGAAGTCGTACGACGACAACCTGGAGTTCGATCCCGACCGGTGGCTACCGGAACGCGCGGCGAATGTGCCGAAATACGCCATGAAGCCGTTCAGCGCGGGCAAGCGGAAGTGCCCCAGTGACCACTTCTCGATGGCCCAGCTCACGCTGATCACGGCCGCGCTCGCCACGAAGTACCGCTTCGAACAGGTGGCGGGCTCGAACGACGCGGTCCGGGTCGGCATCACGCTGCGTCCGCACGACCTGCTGGTCAGGCCCGTGGCGCGGTGA
- the cyc1 gene encoding epi-isozizaene synthase — protein MHAFPHGTTATPTAIAVPPSLRLPVIEAAFPRQLHPYWPKLQETTRTWLLEKRLMPADKVEEYADGLCYTDLMAGYYLGAPDEVLQAIADYSAWFFVWDDRHDRDIVHGRAGAWRRLRGLLHTALDSPGDHLHHEDTLVAGFADSVRRLYAFLPATWNARFARHFHTVIEAYDREFHNRTRGIVPGVEEYLELRRLTFAHWIWTDLLEPSSGCELPDAVRKHPAYRRAALLSQEFAAWYNDLCSLPKEIAGDEVHNLGISLITHHSLTLEEAIGEVRRRVEECITEFLAVERDALRFADELADGTVRGKELSGAVRANVGNMRNWFSSVYWFHHESGRYMVDSWDDRSTPPYVNNEAAGEK, from the coding sequence GTGCATGCTTTCCCACACGGCACCACAGCGACACCGACCGCGATCGCAGTACCGCCATCGCTCCGTCTCCCGGTGATCGAGGCGGCATTTCCCCGGCAACTGCACCCGTATTGGCCGAAGCTCCAGGAGACAACCCGGACCTGGCTGCTCGAAAAGCGGCTCATGCCGGCGGACAAGGTCGAGGAATATGCCGACGGTCTGTGCTACACGGACCTCATGGCGGGCTACTACCTGGGCGCCCCCGACGAGGTCCTGCAGGCGATAGCGGACTACAGCGCGTGGTTCTTCGTCTGGGACGACCGTCACGACCGTGACATCGTCCACGGCCGGGCCGGTGCCTGGCGGCGACTGCGCGGCCTGCTGCACACGGCACTGGACTCACCCGGGGACCACCTGCACCACGAGGACACGCTGGTGGCCGGGTTCGCCGACAGTGTGCGGCGGCTCTACGCCTTCCTGCCGGCCACCTGGAACGCCCGGTTCGCCCGGCACTTCCACACGGTGATCGAGGCGTACGACCGTGAATTCCACAACCGCACGCGCGGAATCGTGCCCGGCGTGGAGGAGTACCTCGAACTGCGCCGGCTCACGTTCGCGCACTGGATCTGGACCGACCTGCTGGAGCCGAGTTCGGGCTGCGAACTCCCCGACGCCGTACGGAAACACCCGGCATATCGCCGGGCGGCGTTGCTGAGTCAGGAATTCGCCGCCTGGTACAACGACCTCTGCTCACTGCCAAAGGAAATAGCGGGAGACGAGGTCCACAATCTTGGCATCAGTCTCATCACCCACCATTCACTCACCCTGGAAGAAGCCATCGGAGAAGTCCGGCGTCGTGTCGAGGAATGCATCACGGAATTCCTCGCCGTCGAGCGGGACGCCTTACGGTTCGCCGACGAACTCGCCGACGGAACCGTACGCGGAAAGGAACTGAGCGGCGCCGTGCGGGCCAACGTCGGCAATATGCGGAACTGGTTCAGTTCCGTCTACTGGTTCCACCACGAGTCCGGCCGGTACATGGTCGACAGCTGGGACGACCGGTCCACGCCCCCGTACGTCAACAACGAAGCGGCAGGTGAGAAATGA